From Astatotilapia calliptera chromosome 19, fAstCal1.2, whole genome shotgun sequence, a single genomic window includes:
- the LOC113012513 gene encoding uncharacterized protein LOC113012513 isoform X3 → MNRKLCPDQESEGKSGTLQTTTQMSTQQPASSLSEAAALLNSILSSAETIRTLSNATVVGQQPVASTSVDGLDSHLTSLFPSRQRSSLPMPATSTVRRECAPAPRYQTRQCFGSWTSGTRRKRAMAQQHDHFNKDVILLPTPSWGVVCKQGSKLWLHKHGHILSAFEFQKTWDNQTVVKHLKESFGERLPEDVSLEFLMACGNKLVSPKLQVGQELNGMLILKVFKTKALYVRPSRTLLSESDEDKDPSHISYKSALSSCATDKDSDNDCFEVDSSKIQQDMSSQVTTRLRSHVKGDNPGTSSDEEDDTGTNCIRRSVGKRQRAKQGSDGNSICDEGYMARSDDKPSTSSHSRDFNARSEDIPAMSVNDEDYSSYLTLVASLSGDSSDDEDLNQAIIASLENQIAEKVPVQEILLELSSKISTKQQCKFNINRSAVWEGALRGFQRLSYDPNLMICVKFSDDMGKNEEGVDLGGPRREFLRLLMDTIARSAMFEGKENCKNLALDSTALRGDWYYISGRAIAVSLVHGGPPPNFLSPTVFSLLVGNSANPALEDIADLELFEKVRKIL, encoded by the exons ATGAACAGGAAGTTGTGTCCAGACCAGGAAAGTGAAGGAAAAAGTGGTACACTTCAAACCACTACACAGATGTCTACTCAGCAACCTGCTAGTAGCCTAAGTGAAGCAGCCGCATTACTCAACAGTATATTATCCTCAGCAGAGACCATCAGAACTTTGTCAAATGCCACAGTCGTGGGGCAGCAACCTGTTGCAAGTACCAGTGTGGACGGACTGGATAGTCACTTAACATCCCTCTTTCCCTCACGTCAACGTAGCAGCTTGCCCATGCCAGCGACATCtacagtcaggagagaatgtgCACCTGCACCACGTTATCAAACTCGGCAATGCTTCGGCAGCTGGACATCAGGCACCAGAAGAAAAAG agCTATGGCCCAGCAGCATGACCATTTCAACAAAGATGTTATACTACTTCCAACTCCATCATGGGGAGTAGTGTGCAAACAAGGTTCAAAATTATGGTTACACAAACATGGGCACATCCTCAGTGCTTTTGAATTCCAGAAGACCTGGGACAACCAAACTGTCGTGAAACACCTCAAGGAAAGCTTTGGTGAACGCCTTCCAGAGGATGTCAG cctCGAGTTTCTAATGGCTTGTGGCAATAAGCTGGTGTCTCCAAAGCTCCAAGTTGGTCAGGAGCTGAATGGGATGCTGATCctaaaggtttttaaaaccaAAGCCCTCTATGTAAGGCCATCAAGGACACTTTTA AGTGAAtcagatgaagacaaagatcCTTCCCACATCAGCTACAAATCAGCATTAAGCAGTTGTGCAACTGATAAGGACAGTGACAATGATTGTTTTGAAGTTGATAGTTCAAAAATCCAACAAGACATGAGCAGCCAAGTCACTACAAGGTTAAGAAGTCATGTTAAAGGTGATAACCCTGGCACTAGCAGTGATGAAGAAGATGATACTGGGACCAACTGTATTCGAAGGAGTGTTGGTAAAAGGCAACGAGCAAAGCAAGGAAGTGATGGGAACAGCATTTGTGATGAAGGCTACATGGCAAGAAGTGATGACAAACCTAGCACAAGCAGTCACAGCagagatttcaatgcaagaagTGAAGACATCCCTGCCATGAGCGTTAATGATGAAGATTATTCTTCATATTTAACTCTCGTGGCATCGCTTTCTGGCGATTCTTCAGATGATGAGGATTTAAATCAAGCTATAATTGCGAGCTTGGAGAATCAGAT tgcaGAAAAAGTCCCTGTTCAAGAGATACTGCTGGAACTATCAAGCAAAATTAGCACAAAACAGCAGTGCAAATTTAATATAAATCGCTCTGCTGTGTGGGAGGGAGCCTTGCGTGGTTTTCAAAGGCTATCTTATGATCCCAACTTGATGATCTGTGTGAAATTCTCAGATGATATGGGGAAAAATGAGGAAGGGGTTGATTTAGGTGGGCCAAGGAGGGAATTCTTGAGACTATTGATGGACACCATTGCCAGGTCAGCCATGTTTGAGGGGAAAGAAAACTGCAAGAACTTGGCTCTTGACAGTACTG CTCTCAGAGGGGACTGGTACTACATCTCTGGGAGAGCCATTGCAGTGAGCTTGGTACATGGTGGTCCACCACCTAACTTTCTGTCACCAACAGTATTTTCCCTTCTGGTTGGAAATTCAGCAAATCCAGCCCTGGAAGACATAGCTGACCTGGAACTCTTTGAAAAAGTCCGAAAG ATTTTGTGA